A single genomic interval of Antechinus flavipes isolate AdamAnt ecotype Samford, QLD, Australia chromosome 1, AdamAnt_v2, whole genome shotgun sequence harbors:
- the MATCAP2 gene encoding putative tyrosine carboxypeptidase MATCAP2 isoform X1: MSGAARSPLPRVSLAEKLHWPEQEFATKSLLSPGEKLIIDCENNLSHLTSGILKDIFTTGTSSYNVLLQSKEEKKNQLSKPPSPAHHRRHRKPSRSPGSPRGKEQHHRKIKVPMPLSNNSWCYLNKQPSIFVNNPLPGGIKFSSSFGVSGSGLAPRPKTKAKRHFSTLAKPKQPPTVPKNFEKGDDPAKRLCILTAIKPTNLEREKAKFFKAEFAYNPQFEYANPTVPAVLAKHGQASDRFLKQSVNIMERTLQRYGSYENFEQSTGGCLLSKTRIWSHVRKYMTKEGCLGEIVVHLTEDLLSRASMTVVNGCPTLTINVSTAREHWLEGMLRHEIGTHYFRGINNLQQPWSNWTGRKKYGLRPNNPTEEGLASIHSVLFRKDPLLWRAALLYYTVYQASQMSFSELFQDVGKFVKDPNTRWDYCVRAKRGWTDTSQPGCFNKDQVYLDGILQILRYRESIDFHLLTTLGKVSFEDVERLKTLAVTENLRVPHFLQDSDRYMEQLQKIMEVNELTDKELQDLIF; the protein is encoded by the exons ATGTCCGGGGCCGCCCGGTCACCTTTGCCCCGCGTGTCTCTTGCAGAAAAGCTTCACTGGCCTGAGCAAGAGTTCGCCACCAAGTCCCTGCTGAGCCCCGGGGAGAAGCTGATCATTGACTGTGAGAACAACCTTTCCCACTTGACTTCGGGAATCCTGAAAGACATTTTCACGACTGGAACCAGCAGCTACAATGTCCTGCTCCAGTccaaggaggagaagaagaaccAGCTGTCGAAGCCGCCGTCCCCGGCCCACCACCGGCGGCACCGGAAGCCCAGCCGCTCGCCGGGGTCCCCACGGGGCAAGGAGCAGCACCACCGCAAGATCAAGGTGCCCATGCCCCTGAGCAACAACAGCTGGTGCTACCTGAACAAGCAGCCGTCCATCTTCGTCAACAACCCGCTGCCCGGCGGCATCAAGTTCTCCAGCAGCTTCGGGGTGAGCGGCAGCGGCCTGGCCCCCAGGCCCAAGACCAAGGCCAAGAGGCACTTCTCCACGCTGGCCAAGCCCAAGCAGCCCCCGACGGTGCCCAAGAACTTCGAGAAGGGCGACGACCCCGCCAAGAGGCTCTGCATCCTCACGGCCATCAAGCCCACCAACCTGGAGAGGGAGAAGGCCAAGTTCTTCAAGGCCGAGTTCGCCTACAACCCCCAGTTTGAGTACGCCAACCCGACCGTGCCCGCCGTGCTGGCGAAGCACGGTCAGGCGTCCGACCGCTTCCTGAAGCAG TCTGTCAATATTATGGAGAGAACGTTACAGAGATACGGAAGTTATGAGAATTTTGAACAGTCCACCGGGGGCTGCTTATTGTCCAAAACGCGCATCTGGAGCCATGTCAGGAAGTACATGACCAAGGAAGGCTGCCTCGGGGAG ATTGTGGTTCATCTCACTGAAGATCTGCTGTCCCGAGCGTCCATGACAGTGGTCAATGGCTGTCCGACGCTGACCATCAACGTCTCCACCGCCCGTGAGCACTGGCTGGAGGGGATGTTGAGGCACGAAATCG GAACGCACTATTTTCGCGGGATCAACAATCTCCAGCAGCCCTGGAGCAACTGGACGGGCCGTAAGAAGTACGGCCTGCGGCCCAACAACCCCACGGAGGAGGGGCTGGCCAGCATCCACAGCGTGCTCTTCCGCAAGGACCCCCTGCTGTGGCGCGCCGCCCTGCTCTACTACACGGTCTACCAGGCCAGCCAGATGTCCTTCAGCGAGCTCTTCCAGGATGTGGGGAAGTTTGTGAAGGACCCCAACACGCGGTGGGACTACTGTGTGCGCGCCAAGCGGGGCTGGACTGACACTTCCCAGCCAG GTTGTTTCAACAAAGACCAAGTCTACCTGGATGGCATTCTTCAGATCCTGAGGTACAGAGAGTCCATCGACTTCCACTTGCTGACCACCCTGGGCAAG gTGTCCTTCGAGGACGTGGAGCGCTTGAAAACGCTGGCCGTCACGGAGAACCTGAGGGTCCCCCATTTCCTGCAGGACAGTGATCGGTACATGGAACAGTTACAGAAAATCATGGAGGTGAATGAGCTGACGGACAAGGAGCTCCAAGACCTCATATTCTAA
- the MATCAP2 gene encoding putative tyrosine carboxypeptidase MATCAP2 isoform X2 — protein sequence MLEGIRVTEKLHWPEQEFATKSLLSPGEKLIIDCENNLSHLTSGILKDIFTTGTSSYNVLLQSKEEKKNQLSKPPSPAHHRRHRKPSRSPGSPRGKEQHHRKIKVPMPLSNNSWCYLNKQPSIFVNNPLPGGIKFSSSFGVSGSGLAPRPKTKAKRHFSTLAKPKQPPTVPKNFEKGDDPAKRLCILTAIKPTNLEREKAKFFKAEFAYNPQFEYANPTVPAVLAKHGQASDRFLKQSVNIMERTLQRYGSYENFEQSTGGCLLSKTRIWSHVRKYMTKEGCLGEIVVHLTEDLLSRASMTVVNGCPTLTINVSTAREHWLEGMLRHEIGTHYFRGINNLQQPWSNWTGRKKYGLRPNNPTEEGLASIHSVLFRKDPLLWRAALLYYTVYQASQMSFSELFQDVGKFVKDPNTRWDYCVRAKRGWTDTSQPGCFNKDQVYLDGILQILRYRESIDFHLLTTLGKVSFEDVERLKTLAVTENLRVPHFLQDSDRYMEQLQKIMEVNELTDKELQDLIF from the exons ATGCTGGAGGGGATCCGGGTCACGG AAAAGCTTCACTGGCCTGAGCAAGAGTTCGCCACCAAGTCCCTGCTGAGCCCCGGGGAGAAGCTGATCATTGACTGTGAGAACAACCTTTCCCACTTGACTTCGGGAATCCTGAAAGACATTTTCACGACTGGAACCAGCAGCTACAATGTCCTGCTCCAGTccaaggaggagaagaagaaccAGCTGTCGAAGCCGCCGTCCCCGGCCCACCACCGGCGGCACCGGAAGCCCAGCCGCTCGCCGGGGTCCCCACGGGGCAAGGAGCAGCACCACCGCAAGATCAAGGTGCCCATGCCCCTGAGCAACAACAGCTGGTGCTACCTGAACAAGCAGCCGTCCATCTTCGTCAACAACCCGCTGCCCGGCGGCATCAAGTTCTCCAGCAGCTTCGGGGTGAGCGGCAGCGGCCTGGCCCCCAGGCCCAAGACCAAGGCCAAGAGGCACTTCTCCACGCTGGCCAAGCCCAAGCAGCCCCCGACGGTGCCCAAGAACTTCGAGAAGGGCGACGACCCCGCCAAGAGGCTCTGCATCCTCACGGCCATCAAGCCCACCAACCTGGAGAGGGAGAAGGCCAAGTTCTTCAAGGCCGAGTTCGCCTACAACCCCCAGTTTGAGTACGCCAACCCGACCGTGCCCGCCGTGCTGGCGAAGCACGGTCAGGCGTCCGACCGCTTCCTGAAGCAG TCTGTCAATATTATGGAGAGAACGTTACAGAGATACGGAAGTTATGAGAATTTTGAACAGTCCACCGGGGGCTGCTTATTGTCCAAAACGCGCATCTGGAGCCATGTCAGGAAGTACATGACCAAGGAAGGCTGCCTCGGGGAG ATTGTGGTTCATCTCACTGAAGATCTGCTGTCCCGAGCGTCCATGACAGTGGTCAATGGCTGTCCGACGCTGACCATCAACGTCTCCACCGCCCGTGAGCACTGGCTGGAGGGGATGTTGAGGCACGAAATCG GAACGCACTATTTTCGCGGGATCAACAATCTCCAGCAGCCCTGGAGCAACTGGACGGGCCGTAAGAAGTACGGCCTGCGGCCCAACAACCCCACGGAGGAGGGGCTGGCCAGCATCCACAGCGTGCTCTTCCGCAAGGACCCCCTGCTGTGGCGCGCCGCCCTGCTCTACTACACGGTCTACCAGGCCAGCCAGATGTCCTTCAGCGAGCTCTTCCAGGATGTGGGGAAGTTTGTGAAGGACCCCAACACGCGGTGGGACTACTGTGTGCGCGCCAAGCGGGGCTGGACTGACACTTCCCAGCCAG GTTGTTTCAACAAAGACCAAGTCTACCTGGATGGCATTCTTCAGATCCTGAGGTACAGAGAGTCCATCGACTTCCACTTGCTGACCACCCTGGGCAAG gTGTCCTTCGAGGACGTGGAGCGCTTGAAAACGCTGGCCGTCACGGAGAACCTGAGGGTCCCCCATTTCCTGCAGGACAGTGATCGGTACATGGAACAGTTACAGAAAATCATGGAGGTGAATGAGCTGACGGACAAGGAGCTCCAAGACCTCATATTCTAA